One Triticum dicoccoides isolate Atlit2015 ecotype Zavitan chromosome 5B, WEW_v2.0, whole genome shotgun sequence genomic window carries:
- the LOC119308760 gene encoding uncharacterized protein At3g52155, chloroplastic-like, with protein MMRAPPRLLSPPSSATAPHLLLYASSAVCRLPPSAAAVARSVSVSTTVVDAPAAAAEPGSSATPRRRLILLRHGDSAVGERFTRDHDRPLSKAGRADAISVSDKFHQMGWIPELILCSDATRTKETLQIMQEHVQGLSQALVHFIPSFYSIAAMDGQTAEHLQKAICEYSTDEILTVMCMGHNKGWEEAASMFSGDSVVLKTCNAALLEAAGKSWVEAFSQAGLGGWKLHGIVKP; from the exons ATGATGAGAGCTCCTCCTCGGCTACTGTCGCCTCCTTCCTCCGCCACGGCTCCTCACCTCCTCCTCTACGCCTCCTCCGCGGTCTGCCGCCTCCCTCCCTCCGCGGCCGCCGTCGCccgctccgtctccgtctccaccaCCGTCGTCGacgccccggccgccgccgccgagccgggCTCCTCCGCCACGCCGCGACGCCGCCTCATCCTCCTCCGCCACGGGGACAGCGCGGTTGGGGAGCGCTTCACCAGAG ATCATGACAGGCCACTGAGCAAAGCTGGAAGAGCTGATGCAATAAGCGTTTCTGATAAATTCCATCAGATGGGATGGATACCTGAGCTTATCCTATGCAG TGATGCAACTCGTACAAAGGAAACTCTTCAGATCATGCAAGAGCATGTTCAAGGATTGTCTCAAGCACTTGTGCATTTCATCCCAAGTTTCTACTCGATTGCTGCAATGGATGGTCAAACTGCCGAGCACTTGCAAAAGGCAATTTGTGAATATTCAACTGATGAGATACTAACGGTGAT GTGCATGGGACATAATAAAGGATGGGAAGAAGCAGCCTCTATGTTTTCTGGTGATTCAGTGGTGCTCAAGACGTGTAATGCTGCATTGCTAGAAGCTGCTGGGAAATCATGGGTTGAG GCTTTTTCGCAGGCTGGCCTTGGGGGGTGGAAGCTTCATGGCATTGTAAAGCCATAA
- the LOC119308761 gene encoding ycf20-like protein, with the protein MLLRHGAPLCAPRSPAGGLFFGVGRHSSALVRPDVLRRTCFLWAAKTSGGAISYQMKNSRWRPVFALETGGPPNADGEDFEEDSGFLGRTRLGRLAQAAGRQLLEKLNSARSNSPTKIFLVLLGFYTANALATILGQTGDWDVLVAGVVVAAIEGIGMLMYRKPVTRPPGRFQSFISMVNFWKAGVCLGLFVDAFKLGS; encoded by the exons ATGCTTCTGCGGCATGGTGCACCTCTCTGCGCGCCACGATCCCCAGCAGGAGGCCTCTTCTTTGGTGTTGGCCGCCACAGCTCTGCGCTGGTGCGGCCCGATGTCCTTCGCCGGACCTGCTTCTTGTGGGCTGCAAAGACGAGCGGAGGAGCAATCAG TTACCAGATGAAAAACTCAAGATGGAGGCCTGTGTTTGCCTTGGAGACAGGTGGACCACCTAACGCCGATGGCGAAGACTTTGAAGAGGACAGTGGTTTTCTTGGCAGGACAAGGCTTGGCCGACTCGCCCAAGCTGCTGGAAGGCAACTACTTGAAAAGCTGAACTCTGCCAGAAGCAACTCTCCCACAAAGATATTCCTTGTGCTCCTTGGATTCTACACCGCCAATGCTCTGGCAACAATCCTAGGGCAGACTGGTGACTGGGATGTTCTTGTTGCTGGCGTCGTAGTGGCTGCTATTGAAGGAATTGGCATGCTTATGTACAGAAAACCGGTCACCAGGCCTCCTGGACGATTTCAGTCATTTATTTCAATGGTGAACTTCTGGAAAGCCGGTGTATGTCTGGGCCTTTTCGTGGATGCCTTCAAGCTGGGAAGCTGA
- the LOC119305472 gene encoding ethylene-responsive transcription factor 1-like: protein MCGGKFATNDRGKRRPGQALSAAAGKAKMRGSWTTDEDSDDWEAAFREFMAADDGDVRNEPLPTGIMASCELYRSPAMARPKRRRASPSHPYRGIRQRAWGRWSAEIRDPIKGARVWIGTFDTAAEAARAYDAEARRIHGRKARTNFPAAPAAPCSHRPGPSCCSTDDGADNVARATESASSSSKHVHGIAPSDARILLECCSDDVMESLLAGSDMAGNMDLPELPVPELTITHASGSNFVKNTLYETYT from the coding sequence ATGTGCGGAGGGAAGTTCGCCACCAACGACCGCGGCAAGCGGCGTCCCGGCCAAGccctgtcggcggcggcggggaaggcgaAAATGCGCGGCAGCTGGACGACGGATGAGGATTCTGACGACTGGGAGGCCGCCTTCCGGGAGTTCATGGCCGCCGACGACGGCGACGTCCGCAATGAGCCGCTCCCCACAGGCATCATGGCATCCTGCGAGCTATaccgctcgccggccatggcgaggCCGAAGCGGCGCAGGGCGAGCCCTAGCCACCCGTACCGCGGCATCCGGCAGCGGGCGTGGGGGAGGTGGTCGGCGGAAATCCGCGACCCCATCAAGGGCGCTCGCGTCTGGATCGGCACCTTCGACACGGCCGCGGAGGCCGCGCGCGCCTACGACGCCGAGGCGCGGCGCATCCACGGTAGAAAGGCCAGGACCAACTTCCCTGCAGCGCCGGCGGCGCCGTGCAGCCATCGTCCTGGGCCGTCTTGTTGCAGCACCGATGACGGCGCCGACAACGTGGCCCGTGCGACGGAGAGCGCCTCGTCGTCGTCCAAGCATGTCCACGGGATTGCGCCTTCCGACGCGCGCATACTGCTGGAATGCTGCTCGGACGACGTCATGGAGAGCCTCCTCGCCGGCTCCGACATGGCCGGCAACATGGACCTCCCGGAGCTTCCGGTTCCCGAGCTAACAATAACACATGCATCCGGTAGCAATTTTGTTAAAAACACTTTGTATGAAACATACACGTAA